TCGCGGCGGTGATGGCGGCCGGGATTGTCTCGATCGCGGCCGCCGAACATTCCCACCGTTGGATCAGTGCGGGGCTGGCGCTGTTCGCGGTACTCGCGCTGCCGGTCCTGATGGTCCTCGCGGCCACCGGCTGGGCTCGGGCGCCGTTGGACCTGACAGACATCGACGTGGTGCTGCGGCTGTTCACCTACGTCGCCGCCTGCGCGGTGATCGCCACCCGGTTCGGCGGCACCTGGGCGGTGTCGGTGTTGGCCGGCCTGGGGCTTTCGGCGTGGATGTCGCTGATGCCGGTGCTGCTGCGGCGGATGTGGCGCCTGGGATGGCCCGCCCTGCGGGACCGGGCGCGCGGCGCCTGGGAACTGGCCAGCGTGGCGTCGTCGGGGCTGGCGATCGTGTTCGCCGAGCTCGACATCGTCTTTCTCGCGGTGGCGTTCTGGGTGCTGGCGCTGGCGGTCTACCTCGTCATGACCACGCTCATCGTCCTGCGCGCCGCGCGGGAACGGCTGGACCGCAGCGGTTTCGAGCCGGACAGCTGGATCCTGATGGGCGGCCTGGCCATCGCCACGGTGGCCGGGGTACACATCCACGCGCTGTGGCCGAGTGCCGCCGTGCAGTACGCGACCGTGGTGACCTGGCTGGTGGCCACCCTGTGGATCCCCGCGCTGATGCTCCTCGGGGTGCGTGGGGCGCGGCGGCGGGTGCCGGTCCCCTCGGCGTGGTGGGCGATGGTGTTCCCGTTGGGCATGTACTCGTCGGCCACCTTTGCGTTGTGGCGTGAGGTCGGCTGGGGCTGGCTGCACCCGATGTCAGAGGCGTTCTTCTGGACGGCCCTGGCGGCCTGGTGCACGGTCGCCTTCCTCTGGGGATTTCGGCGTGTTCTGCCACGGTGACCGTGCGCGGTCACGCCGAAATAGCTGGATGGGGGCCCGGGTCAGCGCAGACCGGCGGACCGCAGCTCGAGTGCGGCCAGCCCGCGTAGCGCGATGGGGTCCTCGCGGCGCCACGCCCCGACCGGGTCCATGCTGACGGCGGTGAGTTTGCGCAGCGGTCGATTCGCCAGGGCCCGCAGCGCCAGCAGTTGCTCCCCGGCGGGGGTGGCGGCCAGGGTGATCGCGGTCCATTTGCGTCGGAAGAACCGGATCCGCAGGTAGAGCCACGGGCCGCCGACGGCCAGGATCGGGGTGGCCGCGACGGCCAACGCCAGCACCCACGCCAGCCACGACGCGGTGCTGTTGAGGTTGGCGCCGGCACCGGCCAGATCCAGGGCCGCCTCGCTGGCCGCGGTGAGCGGTTTGCTCAGCTGATCGCCGATCAGCGGGAACCCGTCGACGCTGTTGCCGGCCGAATCCAGGTTGCGCGAGATCCCGTTGGCCCCGCTTTCCACCTGCCGGCCCACCGCCGCGATCGACGAGACGGCGTCGTGGACCAGCAGGCCCACCAACACCCAGATCACGATCCACGTGCTGACCATCACATCGCTGAAAAACTGCGCCAGGAACCGGTGCGGCCGGGCCGCGTATGGAACGTACCGCGAACTCATGAGGTTGATCCCAGCACGTCGCGGGGCGCCGCGGGGGCGATGCGGCGAGCCGGACGGGATCGACGGCCACGCCGGGCGGCCCCGCTACGCTGAGCCGATGCGACCCTCCCTGTCCGACTATCAGCATCTGTCCAGCGGTAAGGTCCGCGAGCTCTACCGGATCGACGACGACACGCTGCTGTTCGTGGCCTCCGACCGGATCTCGGCCTACGACCACATCCTGGACTCCGAGATCCCGGACAAGGGCCGCATCCTTACCGCGATGAGCGTGTTCTTCTTCGACCTGATCGCCGCGCCCAACCACCTGGCCGGACCGCCGGACGATCCGCGGATCCCCGAGGAGGTGCTGGGCCGCGCGCTGGTGGTGCAGAAGCTGGAGATGCTGCCCGTCGAATGCGTCGCGCGCGGCTACCTGAGCGGCTCGGGCCTGCTGGACTATCAGCGCACCGGTGAGGTCTGCGGGATCCCGTTGCCCGCCGGTCTGGTCGAGGCCAGCAAGTTCGACGAGCCGATCTTCACCCCGGCCACCAAGGCCGAGATCGGCGACCACGACGAGAACGTCGACTACGCCGCGGTGGTCGAGGCGGTGGGTGCCGCGCGCGCCGAACAGTTGCGCTCCGAGACGCTACGGATCTACCGTGAGGCCGCCGAGCACGCGCTGGCCAAGGGCATCATCATCGCCGATACCAAATTCGAGTTCGGCGTCGACGCCGACGGGAAGCTGCGGCTGGCCGACGAGGTGTTCACCCCCGACTCGTCGCGGTACTGGCCGGCCGACGACTACCGGGTCGGGGTGGTGCAGCAGAGCTTCGACAAGCAGTTCGTCCGCAACTGGCTGACCTCGGCGGACTCCGGCTGGGACCGCCACGGCGATCAGCCGCCACCGCCGCTGCCCCCGCAGATCGTGACCGCCACGCGAGACCGTTACATCGAAGCCTACGAACGGATTTCGGGTCTGCGTTTCGCCGACTGGATCGGAGCCGGAGCATGAGCGCACCCATCGAACCGCCCGTCGCCAAGCGCGTCGAGACCCGCCGCGAGTTCCACGGCGACGTCTTCGTGGACCCCTACGAATGGCTACGCGACAAGGCCAACCCCGAGGTCATCTCCCACCTCGAGGCCGAGAACGCCTACACCGACGCGATGACCGATCACCTCGAACCGCTCGAGCAGCGGATCTTCGACGAGATCAAGGCGCGCACCAAGGAGACCGACCTGTCGGTGCCAACGCGGCGCGGCGACTACTGGTACTACGGGCGCAGTTTCGAGGGCAAGCAGTACGGGGTGCACTGCCGGTGCCCCGTGCGCGACCCCGAGGATTGGACCCCGCCGGAGTTCGACGAGCACACCGAGGTGCCCGGGGAACAGGTGCTGCTCGACGAGAACGTCGAAGCCGAGGGACACGAGTTCTTCGCCCTGGGCGCGGCGACCATCAGCCTCGACGGCGAGGTGCTCGCGTACTCGGTGGACGTCGTCGGCGAC
This DNA window, taken from Mycolicibacterium sp. MU0050, encodes the following:
- a CDS encoding tellurite resistance/C4-dicarboxylate transporter family protein — its product is MLRDLRPPPDAFAAVMAAGIVSIAAAEHSHRWISAGLALFAVLALPVLMVLAATGWARAPLDLTDIDVVLRLFTYVAACAVIATRFGGTWAVSVLAGLGLSAWMSLMPVLLRRMWRLGWPALRDRARGAWELASVASSGLAIVFAELDIVFLAVAFWVLALAVYLVMTTLIVLRAARERLDRSGFEPDSWILMGGLAIATVAGVHIHALWPSAAVQYATVVTWLVATLWIPALMLLGVRGARRRVPVPSAWWAMVFPLGMYSSATFALWREVGWGWLHPMSEAFFWTALAAWCTVAFLWGFRRVLPR
- a CDS encoding phosphoribosylaminoimidazolesuccinocarboxamide synthase; this translates as MRPSLSDYQHLSSGKVRELYRIDDDTLLFVASDRISAYDHILDSEIPDKGRILTAMSVFFFDLIAAPNHLAGPPDDPRIPEEVLGRALVVQKLEMLPVECVARGYLSGSGLLDYQRTGEVCGIPLPAGLVEASKFDEPIFTPATKAEIGDHDENVDYAAVVEAVGAARAEQLRSETLRIYREAAEHALAKGIIIADTKFEFGVDADGKLRLADEVFTPDSSRYWPADDYRVGVVQQSFDKQFVRNWLTSADSGWDRHGDQPPPPLPPQIVTATRDRYIEAYERISGLRFADWIGAGA